The Thermomonospora amylolytica sequence ACGTCGTCGGCCTCCATCGGGACGAACAGCAGATGGGCGTCCAGCCGGCGCACCAGGAAGTCGCCGACCTCGCCGAGCAGCGCGTGGTAGCTGTCGACGTCCAGGTGCTCGGCGGCGCGGCCCGGCTCGCGCACCGACATGCCGATCAGCCGGGCGTCCGGCGGGACGCCCTCGTCGCGGAGCATCTCCCGGGTGAACGGCTCCGGCTCCATCAGCATCGCCGGGTCGGCGGTCACCGTGATCGTCCGGGTGACGCCGGCGTCCTCCAGGACGAGCTTGGACTCCTCGTCCCGCACGGTCAGGTCGGTGAGGTCGTTCATCACCTCGCGGACGATCCGCCGGTCCTCGGCGTCGCGCAGCGGCCCGGCGCCGACCGCGTAGGCGAACGTCGGGATGCCGTGCTCCTGGGCGTCGCGCACCAGGCGCAGGTAGCCGCCGGCCTCGCCGTCGTAGATGATGCCGCCGCCGCCGAGCACCAGCCCGTCCAGGCGGCGGATCGACCCGCGGACGTGCTCGCGGCCCACCCGCTGCCAGGCCACCGTGGCGGCGACCCGATGGTGGGCGCGGGTGTGCTCGGGATTGCGGCTGAACACCACGGGCCGCCCGGCGGGCCGGTGATGCCGCAGGCAGCTCAGCACGCACTCCAGGATGGCCTCGTCACCGAGGTTCAGGCCCCCGTAGGAGCCCAGCAGGCCGATCGTGGGCGACCGGTCGTGGAGCGTAGGTGCGGTCATCATCCTCACGCGGTCTCTTCCGTGGTCCGGGACGGTGGCCGCGATACCCGGCGGCCGGGCGGGCAATCGCCGGGCCGCCGGATGTGATCGCCGTCTCCCGCCCGGTCGCCCCGGCCTTCGCTCAACCCTTGCTGCCCGAGGTGACCAGCCGGCGGATGTCGGGCGGCAGGCTCTCCTCGACCTTCTCGATGATCCGGCCCTCGGTGGCCTGGTGCACGATCTCCAGCACGGTGCGGGCCAGGTAGGCGGCCTTGGGCTCGTCCACGCCCGCGCGGGAGGCGACCCGCTCGATGAAGTCGTGCCGGTCGAACCGCTCGCCGGTGCCGGCCCCGCCGAACACCTCGGTGCGCCGCAGATGCTCGCCGATCTCGTGGGGCAGCTGCGCGGCGAGCTTGTCGGCCAGCCCCTCGGGCACCCGCTCGCCGAGCGTCTCCAGGACCGCCCGGCACGCCCGTTCCGCCTCCCCGCGACTGGACAGCCGGGCCCGGTTCTGCACGAGACCGATGAACTCGTCATGCTGCATGTCGACCGCTCCTTTCTCCGGATTGGTCCTTCGCGAGTTGTCGGGGTGCCCGCTGTCGGGGCGAACTAACCGACCGCGGCCAGGTCGCCGGCGCGGCCCCGATCCTGTCCCCGGCGCGGCGTAGTGTCTGCGGGAAAGGAGGGCGCGATGAACGATCCGGCGGGACGGCTGCTGCTGGTGGACGGGCACTCGCTGGCCTACCGGGCGTTCTACGCGCTTCCGGTGGAGAACTTCAGCACCACCGGCGGGCAGCCGACCAACCTGGTGTACGGGTTCGCCTCGATGCTGGCCAACGCGCTGCGCGACGAGCGGCCCACCCATGTGGCGGTGGCGTTCGACGTGTCCCGGCAGACGTTCCGGACGGAGCTGTTCCCCGAGTACAAGGCGGGGCGGGCCAGGTCGCCGGAGGAGTTCGGCGGGCAGCTGAAGATCCTGGACGACCTGCTGGCGGCGATGCGGATCCCGGCGCTGCGGGCGCCCGGCCACGAGGCCGACGACATCATCGCCACGCTGACCGAGCAGGCCCGCGGGCAGGGCCTGGAGGTCCTGATCCTCAGCGGCGACCGGGACGTGCTGCAGCTCGTCGACGAGCGCGTGACGGTGCTGTACTACACGCGGGCCGCCGAGCCGGCCCGCTGCACGCCCGAACGGGTCGCCGAGCGGTACGGCCTGACGCCCCGGCAGTATCCGGACTTCGCGGCCCTGCGCGGGGACCCGTCCGACAACCTGCCGAGCATCCCCGGCATCGGGGAGAAGACCGCCGCCAGGTGGATCCGCGAGTACGGCTCCCTGGCCGCGCTGCTGGACCGGGCGGAGGAGGTGCCGGGCAAGGCCGGGGAGCGGCTGCGCGCCGCCCTGGACACGGTGCGGCTCAACCGGCGGCTCACCGAGCTGGTGCGGGACGTCGACCTGCCGGTGGGGCCGCAGGACCTGCGGCGGCGGCCCTACGACCTGGCCGCGTTCACCGCGCTGCTGGACGATCTGGAGTTCCGCAACCCCAGCCTGCGGGAACGGCTGTTCGCCGCCGATCCGGGCGGCGGGCGCGACCGGGGCGGGGAGTCGCCCACGGTGCGGATCCGCGGGGCGGAGCTGACGCCGGGCGCCCTGGCGGGCTGGCTGGCGGCCCGGGCCGGCGCGCCGGTGGGGATCGCGACGGTGCACGAGTGGGCGCGCGGGACCGGGCGGGTGGCCCGGATGGGGCTGGCGACCGGCGACGGGCACGCGACCGCGTTCGAGACCGGGCGGCTCACCGGCGCCGACGAACGGGCCCTGGCCGGGTGGCTGGCCGATCCGGCCGCGCCGAAGGTCGTCGAGGACGCCAAGGCGGTGCACCGGGTGTTCGCCGAGCACGGCTGGCGGGTGGCGGGCATCGCCGAGGACACCTCGATGCTCGCGTACCTGCTGCGGCCCGGCCTGGCCGCGTACGCCCTGGACGACCTGGCGGGCCGGTATCTGGGGCGGCGCCCGCCGGTCGCCGAGGGACCGCAGTGGGCCTCGGCGCTGCTGGTGCGGGCCCGGATGGTGCTGGACCTGGCCGGGCTGCTGGCGCCCCGGCTGGAGGCCACCGGGATGGGCGACCTGCTGCGGACCGTGGAGCTGCCGCTGGCCGGGCTGCTGGCGCGGATGGAGCGCACCGGCGTACGGGTGGACCGGCGGATGCTGGGCGAGCTGGAGGCCCGGTTCGCCGCCGGGATGGCCGAGGCCGCCGAGGAGGCCGCGCGGATCGTCGGGCACCCGTTCAACCCGGGCTCGACCAAGCAGTTGCAGCGGGTGCTGTTCGAGGAGCTGGGGCTGCCGCCCACCAAGCGGATCAAGTCCGGGTACTCCACCGACGCCGACGCGCTGGCCTGGCTGGCGACGCGGACCGACAGCCCGATGCCCCGGGTGCTGCTGCGGCACCGCGACATCGCCCGGCTGCACATGACGGTGGCCGGGCTGATCCGCGAGCTCGGTGCCGACGGGCGGCTGCACACCTCGTTCCAGCAGACCGTGGCGGCCACCGGGCGGCTGACCTCCACCGAGCCGAACCTGCAGGTCATCCCCATCCGCACGGCCGAGGGGCGGCGGATCCGGCGGGCGTTCGTGCCCGGCGAGGGGTACGCCGAGCTGCTGACGGCCGACTACAGCCAGCTGGAACTGCGGGTGATGGCGCACCTGTCGCGCGATCCGATGCTGCTGGAGGCGTTCTCCTCCGGGGAGGACCTGCACACCACGATGGCGGCGCAGGTGTTCGGGGTGGCGCCGACCGCGGTGGACGCCGGGATGCGGCGGCGGATCAAGGCGATGTCGTACGGGCTGGCCTACGGGCTGTCGGCGTTCGGGCTGGCCAAGCAGCTCGGCATCCCGGTGGAGGAGGCCGGGCCGCTGATGGACGCCTACTTCGCGCGGTTCGGCGGGGTCCGCGACTACCTGGACGGGGTGGTGGAGGAGGCGCGGCGCACCGGCTACACCGAGACGATCCTGGGCCGCCGCCGCTACCTGCCCGCGCTGACCAGCGACCAGCGGCAGCGGCGGCAGACGGCCGAGCGGATGGCGCTGAACGCCCCGATCCAGGGGTCGGCCGCCGACATCGTCAAGCTGGCGATGCTGGGCGTGGACGCGGCGCTGCAGGAGGCCGGGCTGCGCAGCCGGCTGCTGCTGCAGGTGCACGACGAGCTGGTCCTGGAGGTCGCCCCGGGCGAGCGGGACGCGGTGGCGGCGCTGGTCCGCCGGCGGATGTCCGGCGCCTATCCGCTGGCGGTGCCGCTGGAGACGTCCGTGGGGGCCGGTCCGGACTGGGACGCGGCGGCGCACTGAACCGCCGCCTTTACGTTGTAGATCACTTCACGGGTTCGCCGGCCCCGATGATGTCCTCCACCGAACGCACCCGCAGCTCCTCCAGCAGCCGCGACTGGCGTTCGGCCCGTTCGGCCAGCCGGTCCAGCCGGGCGTTGTCCAGCCGCCGGTCGTGGTCGGCGACCGTGCGCAGCAGCCGCCAGGCCGCCAGCTTGCCCTCCACCCCGAGCCGCATGACCTCCAGCTCGATCACACTGCTCAGCGGCGACCGGGACAGCAGCCGGCCGTTGGGCTTGAGCCGGCCGGCCTTCTCCCCCAGCCAGCCCGCCAGCATCATCCAGCGCCGCACCCGCACTCCCAGCGACTCCATCATGGCCTGCAGCGCCCGGCGGTCCTCGGCGATCTCGGCGGCCAGCCGCGCCAGCTCCGGCCCCGCCGGCGTGCCCTGGTGCGCCCGGGCCAGCCGCCGGGCCAGCTCGACGCCGGCGGTCGCCCCGGCCAGATGGTCGTTGAGGTAGATCCCCAGCAGCTCCGGCTCGGCCGGAACCCCCACCGTCCGACGCCGGCGCAGCCGCCGCGTCACCGTCCGCTCTCCCACGTCCCCTCCAACCGTCGGGTCCCCTCGGCCCTGCACATGCCACCAAAACCGCTGTTCATGCATGTGACGCGCGCCCCGCCGCCGTGCCGCCGCGCGCCGGAGGCCAGACTGGGACCCGTGAACGCGAGCGACGAGGCCGCCGAGCCGCTGCTGTGCTCGGCCAAGGGCTGCCGGGAGACCGCGGTGTGGGCGCTGCGGTGGAACAACCCCAAGATCCACACACCGGAGCGGCGCAAGGTCTGGCTGGCCTGCGCCGACCACCGCGAGCACCTGGCGGACTTCCTCGGCCGCCGCGGCTTCCTGCGCGAGGTGGTGCCGGTCGAGGAGCTGACCGAGCACGACGGCTAGGAACGGCCGGCCCGCCCGCAGCCGGTCAGGAACGGGCGGCGGGCCGGTCGGCCCAGCTCTCGGCCAGGTCGGTGATCCGCGCGGCGGCGTCCCGGGCGGCGTCGCCGCGGCCGACCGCCAGGCCGAGCAGGTAGGCGGTCAGCGGCGCGGCCGGGCGCGCCACGCCGTGCGCCACGTCCCGCGCCAGGTCCAGGACCAGGTCCCGGTCGATCTGCTCCCGGTCCAGGCCCAGTTCCCGGCAGACCGCCTCGATCCACTCCTCCAGCATCCGACCCTCCGCGATGCGTCGCGCCCGCCCCAGTGATTCCGGGGTGTCACAGTCGTACCAGGGGGGCCGCTCACCCGCCGCGGCCCCCACCTCCGCAGGACCCAGCGGCTCCATCAGCCCCCGCAACGACCCGCCCGCATACCCGTCCAGCGCCGCCCGCAACCGCCCGGTGCTCCAGCACCCGATCAGCCACTGCGGCCGCCCGTCCCCGTCCACCAGCACGGCCCCCGTCCCGTGCCCGGCGGCCGCCCGGCGCAGTTCCGTCACCTGCCCGGCCCGCAGGAACGGCAGATCCGCCGCCAGCAGCACCGTCCACGGCGCGGCGACCTCGGCCAGCCCGGCCCGCAGCGCCGGCACCGGCCCGCCCCCCGGCGGATCCTCCCGCACGAACACCGCCCCGGCCGGCTCCGGCCGTGGCGGCCCCACCACCACCAGCCGCCCGGCCCCCGTGACCGCGTCCGCCGTCCACCCGATCAACGACCGTCCGGCGACCACCTCGGCGGGCTTGTCCACGCCGCCCATCCGCCGGGCACGTCCCCCGGCGAGGATCACGGCATCGAACCCGCCGCCGGTCACATCGGTCACCCGCCGATCGCCGACATGGGGCGGGAGGGCTGGAGGAAGCCGGAGTCGTCGATGCCGTGGCCCGCCTTCTTGGTGCGGACGGCGGCGCGCCAGCGTTCGGCCAGCTCGTCGTCGGTGGCGCCGGCGCGCAGGGCGGCGCGCAGGTCGGACTCCTCGGTGGCGAACAGGCAGTTGCGGATCTGGCCGTCGGCGGTGAGGCGGACCCGGTCGCAGGAGCCGCAGAACGGGCGGGTGACCGAGCCGATCACGCCGACCCGGGCGGGGCCGCCGTCGACCAGGAACCGTTCGGCGGGGGCGCTGCCGCGGGCCTCCGGCTCCTCGGGGACCAGGTCGAAGTCCTTCGCCAGCAGGTCCAGGATCTCCTCGGCGGTGACCATGTCCGAGCGCCGCCAGCCGTGCTGGGCGTCCAGCGGCATCTGCTCGATGAACCGCAGCTCGTAGCCGTGCTCCAGGCAGTACCGCAGCAGCGGGACCGCCTCGTGCTCGTTGAGCCCGCGTATCAGCACCGCGTTCACCTTGACCGGGCGCAGGCCCGTCTCGGCGGCGGCGCGCAGCCCGGCCAGCACGTCGGGCAGCCGGTCGCGGTGCGCCAGCCGCCGGAACGTCTCCGGGTCCAGGGTGTCCAGCGAGACGTTCACCCGGTCCAGGCCCGCCTCGGCCAGCGCCGGGGCCAGCCGGTCCAGGCCGATGCCGTTGGTGGTCAGCGAGATCTGCGGGCGGGGCTCCAGCGCGGCGGTGCGGGCGACGATGTCCGGCAGCCCGCGGCGCAGCAGCGGCTCCCCTCCGGTGAAGCGGACCTCGGTGATGCCCAGCCGCGTCACCCCGAGCGCCACCAGCCGCACCACCTCGTCGTCGGTGAGCAGCTCGGGCTTGGGCAGCCACTGCAGGCCCTCGGGCGGCATGCAGTACGAGCACCGCAGGTTGCACCTGTCGGTGAGGGAGACCCGCAGGTCCGTCGCGATCCGGCCGAAACCGTCGACCAGCACGGGCGCCCCTTCCTGTCGACGTGGCTCGCTCCACTTTATTCGGGCGATTGACGTTCCGGCGCCCCGCGGGGCACGGTTGATCACCTGTCATCCCGGTGGACGAGGAGGTCGCGATGGTCACGCCGCGGGAATGGGAGTTCGCCGGACGCAACGGGGCGGTCGCCGCCCGCTCCTGGCCGCGCCCCGATCCCCGCTACCTGGCGGTCCTGGTGCACGGGTACGGCGAGCATCTGGGCCGGTACGACCATGTGGTGCGGGCGCTGGCCGACCACGGGGCGAGCGTGTGCGGCCTGGACCACGTCGGGCACGGCAGGTCGGCCGGCGAGCGGGTGCTGATCACCGACTTCGAGGAAGTGGTGGCCGACCTGCACACGCTGGTCACCGACGCCCGCGCCGACGCACCCGGCCTCCCGGTGGTGCTGATCGGCCACTCGATGGGCGGGATGATCGCCGCCCGGTACGCCCAGCTGCACCGCGACGAGCTGACGGCGCTGGTGCTGTCGGGGCCGGTGCTGGGCCGCTGGGACGCGCTGCAGATGCTGCTGGGGCTGGAGGAGATCCCCGAGATCCCGATCGACCCGACCACCCTGTCGCGGGACCCGGCGGTCGGCGAGGCGTACGCCGCCGACCCGCTGGTGTGGCACGGGCCGTTCAAGCGGCCGACGCTGGAGGCGCTGGACCGCTGCATCAGGACCATCAACGAGCACGGCTCGCTCGGCGACCTGCCGACGCTGTGGGTGCACGGGGAGGACGACCAGCTCGTGCCGCCGGCGGGGACGCGGACCGGGATCGAGGCGATCCGCGGCTCGGACCTGACCGAGAGGATCTACCCGCAGGCCCGGCACGAGGTGTTCAACGAGACCAACTCGGCCGAGGTGCTGGGCGACGTCACCGCCTTCGTGGATCGCGTTCTGCGCGTTCCAGCTCGCTGAGCAGTTCCTGTCTGCGGCCGGGCGGGAGGGCGCGCCAGTCGGTGCCGGTGATCGCGCCCTCCATCGCCCACAGCATGGTGCGGGTCAGGCCGGGCACGCCGGCGTCGCGCAGGTCCAGATATGTCTGTACGGCCCCGCGTTCGGCCAGGTCGTCGAGGGTGTCGATGCCGACCAGGGCGAGCTGCTCGGCGGAGCGGGGACCCAGGTTGCGGCAGTTGGCGATCTTCATGTTCCTCCCCCGTTTGATCGCGCCGCACTGCCGCCAGATGCGCACCCGCAGCCCGGTCGGGTCGGCGGGGGCGTGCGGGCGGGCCAGCACGTCGGCGCGGGCGCGGCGGGCGATCCCCACGTCCCGGTGGAACGTCCGGAAGATCTGCACCTCCCCCGGATGGCCGTGGTCCCAGTGCCCGATGTAGCGGTAGTCCATGTCGGACGTGCCCGTCACGCGCAGGCTGTCGACCGATTCCGCCCAGTACCGCAGCTCGTCGGGGCTGCGGGGGACGAAGGCGATGAGGCCGCCGGGCAGCCGGGTGACCTGGCCGCGGTCGGGCACCCGGTGGTCGGGATACCGCTCCCAGAACGGCCGCTCGTCGGCTCGTGCGGCGTCCAGCCCGTGGGTGCGCCAGCGCACCGTGCCGTCGGGCGCGGACCGCAGCGGCAGCCGGGCGGCCAGCGCGCGGGCCGCCCGCCCGTCCAGCGCGGTGTGCCAGCCGGGCACGATCACGAACGGGTCGGGCGGGTCGGCCTCGAACGGGGTCGGCACCAGGAACGGCCGGTCGACCAGCAGCAGCGTGCCGGGGCGGGCCTGGTAGGACAGCCCCCACATCAGCCGGGCCAGCAGCCTGGCCCCGCGCTGGTCGGACAGGATGTGCCAGGTCTCGTGGAAGTGGTTGGTGCTGAACCGCACGGCGGTGCCGGGACGCAGCCCGATGACCGTGTACTCGCGCCCGGCCGGCCGCAGGACGCGGCGGTGGAGCTTGAGGCCGTCGGCGACGGCCCGCGCGGTGGCGGGCCGTTGCCGTGCGGTCGCCGTCGCCATCCTCAGCCCTTGATGCAGACGAGCTGGCGCAGGTGCGCCTCGACGCGGACCAGGTCGGACTGGGCGGCGATCACCGACTCCAGGTCCTTGTAGGCGGCGGGGATCTCGTCGAGCACCCCGGCGTCCTTGCGGCACTCCACGCCCTGCGTCTGGGCCTGCAGGTCCTCGACGGTGAAGGTCTTGCGGGCCTTGTTGCGGCTCATCCGGCGGCCGGCGCCGTGCGAGGCGGAGTTGAACGCCTGCGGGTTGCCCAGGCCTCGCACGATGTAGGTGCCGGTGGCCATGGAGCCGGGGATGATGCCCAGGTCGCCGGCCCCCGCCCGGATCGCGCCCTTGCGGGTGACCAGCAGCTCGACGCCGTCGTACTCCTCCTCGGCCACGTAGTTGTGGTGGCAGGAGATGTGCTCGGTCCACTCGATCCTGCGGCCGCTGAAGAACCGCGTCACCGCGTTCTGGGCGAGCGCCATCATCAGGGCCCGGTTGCGCCGCGCGTACTCCTGCGCCCAGAACAGGTCCCGGCGGTACTCGTCCATCTTGCGGGTGCCGCCGAGGAACACCGCCAGGTCCTTGTCGGGCAGGTCCTGGTTGTGCGGCAGCCGGCGGGCCGCCTCGATGTGCCGCTCGGCCAGTTCCTTGCCGATGTTGCGGGAGCCGGAGTGCAGCACGATCCAGATCGCCCCGTCGTCGTCGGCGCACACCTCCAGGAAGTGGTTGCCGCCGCCGAGGGTGCCCATCTGGGCGCGGGCCCGGCCGAACCGGTCGCGGACCGAGGGGATCAGCTCGTCGAACCGCTTCCAGAACTCGTACCAGCCGCGTTCGCGCAGCCCGGGCACCGCCGACGGGTCGACCGGGGTCTTGTGCGCGTGGTGGCCGACCGGGATCGCCTTCTCCAGGCCGGACCGCAGCCGGGACAGGTCGTCGGGCAGGTCCTCGACGGTGAGGCTGGAGCGGACGGCGGTCATGCCGCAGCCGATGTCCACGCCCACGGCGGCCGGGGACACCGCGTCGCGCATCGCGATCACCGAGCCGACGGTGGCGCCCTTGCCGTAGTGCACGTCGGGCATCACCGCGACGCCGTGCACCCACGGCAGCTCGGCCACGTTGCGCAGCTGGTCGAGGGCGGCCGGTTCCACCTCGGCCGGGTCGGTCCACATGCGGATCGGAACGTGGCCGCCCCGCAGGGTCGTGTACGGCATCTCAGCTCCTCTCCGAATATGGATGCCGGTTCTCGTGAACGGGTTCCATGAGGCCAGAAACGCCGCATTCGCGGCAACCGGTTTTCCGCGATCTTCAGCGGGCGCGCACCCGCCGGTGGTCGCCGTCGCGCTCGGTCAGGCCGCGCCGGTCCAGATGCTCCAGCAGCGGGATCGCCACCCGGCGGCTGGTGCCGAGCGCCTGCTTGGCCTGGGCGGCGGTGAACGGCTGGGGCAGCGCGGCCAGCACCCGGACGGCCTGCTCGTCGGAGCCGGCCGGCAGCACCACCCCGTCGGCCAGCCGCAGCACCGCCCCGGCCGCCACCGCGGCGGCCAGGGTGCGGCCGGTCAGCCCCAGCTCGGCCAGCCGGCCGGCGTCGGGGGCGTGGAACGGGGCGGCGGCGACCTCGGCGCGCAGCCGCTCCACCGCCTCGGTGACCTGGGGCGGCGGTCCGGTGCGCGGGCCGTGCACCCGGCCGCCGGCCAGCCGCAGCGGCGGGCGGACCAGCTCGGCCACCAGCCGCCGGGACGGCAGGCCCAGCCGCAGCCGGGCGGCCTCCAGGGTGATCCCGGGGGCCAGCGGCTGCTCGGCGGCCTGCCGGTCGACCTCC is a genomic window containing:
- a CDS encoding polysaccharide pyruvyl transferase family protein — encoded protein: MTAPTLHDRSPTIGLLGSYGGLNLGDEAILECVLSCLRHHRPAGRPVVFSRNPEHTRAHHRVAATVAWQRVGREHVRGSIRRLDGLVLGGGGIIYDGEAGGYLRLVRDAQEHGIPTFAYAVGAGPLRDAEDRRIVREVMNDLTDLTVRDEESKLVLEDAGVTRTITVTADPAMLMEPEPFTREMLRDEGVPPDARLIGMSVREPGRAAEHLDVDSYHALLGEVGDFLVRRLDAHLLFVPMEADDVRHSHAVLSHMTAARHGRILHGQYRPAQILGLARHLDLAVGMRLHFLIFMALAGVPFLPLPYAGKVFDFAQVVGAPALTGVARSEAGPLLAEVDRLWDEHADRMPVLRERVAALRERARMTCERFGDFIDKIG
- a CDS encoding DUF2267 domain-containing protein, which codes for MQHDEFIGLVQNRARLSSRGEAERACRAVLETLGERVPEGLADKLAAQLPHEIGEHLRRTEVFGGAGTGERFDRHDFIERVASRAGVDEPKAAYLARTVLEIVHQATEGRIIEKVEESLPPDIRRLVTSGSKG
- the polA gene encoding DNA polymerase I, translated to MNDPAGRLLLVDGHSLAYRAFYALPVENFSTTGGQPTNLVYGFASMLANALRDERPTHVAVAFDVSRQTFRTELFPEYKAGRARSPEEFGGQLKILDDLLAAMRIPALRAPGHEADDIIATLTEQARGQGLEVLILSGDRDVLQLVDERVTVLYYTRAAEPARCTPERVAERYGLTPRQYPDFAALRGDPSDNLPSIPGIGEKTAARWIREYGSLAALLDRAEEVPGKAGERLRAALDTVRLNRRLTELVRDVDLPVGPQDLRRRPYDLAAFTALLDDLEFRNPSLRERLFAADPGGGRDRGGESPTVRIRGAELTPGALAGWLAARAGAPVGIATVHEWARGTGRVARMGLATGDGHATAFETGRLTGADERALAGWLADPAAPKVVEDAKAVHRVFAEHGWRVAGIAEDTSMLAYLLRPGLAAYALDDLAGRYLGRRPPVAEGPQWASALLVRARMVLDLAGLLAPRLEATGMGDLLRTVELPLAGLLARMERTGVRVDRRMLGELEARFAAGMAEAAEEAARIVGHPFNPGSTKQLQRVLFEELGLPPTKRIKSGYSTDADALAWLATRTDSPMPRVLLRHRDIARLHMTVAGLIRELGADGRLHTSFQQTVAATGRLTSTEPNLQVIPIRTAEGRRIRRAFVPGEGYAELLTADYSQLELRVMAHLSRDPMLLEAFSSGEDLHTTMAAQVFGVAPTAVDAGMRRRIKAMSYGLAYGLSAFGLAKQLGIPVEEAGPLMDAYFARFGGVRDYLDGVVEEARRTGYTETILGRRRYLPALTSDQRQRRQTAERMALNAPIQGSAADIVKLAMLGVDAALQEAGLRSRLLLQVHDELVLEVAPGERDAVAALVRRRMSGAYPLAVPLETSVGAGPDWDAAAH
- a CDS encoding NTP transferase domain-containing protein translates to MTDVTGGGFDAVILAGGRARRMGGVDKPAEVVAGRSLIGWTADAVTGAGRLVVVGPPRPEPAGAVFVREDPPGGGPVPALRAGLAEVAAPWTVLLAADLPFLRAGQVTELRRAAAGHGTGAVLVDGDGRPQWLIGCWSTGRLRAALDGYAGGSLRGLMEPLGPAEVGAAAGERPPWYDCDTPESLGRARRIAEGRMLEEWIEAVCRELGLDREQIDRDLVLDLARDVAHGVARPAAPLTAYLLGLAVGRGDAARDAAARITDLAESWADRPAARS
- the moaA gene encoding GTP 3',8-cyclase MoaA, which produces MLVDGFGRIATDLRVSLTDRCNLRCSYCMPPEGLQWLPKPELLTDDEVVRLVALGVTRLGITEVRFTGGEPLLRRGLPDIVARTAALEPRPQISLTTNGIGLDRLAPALAEAGLDRVNVSLDTLDPETFRRLAHRDRLPDVLAGLRAAAETGLRPVKVNAVLIRGLNEHEAVPLLRYCLEHGYELRFIEQMPLDAQHGWRRSDMVTAEEILDLLAKDFDLVPEEPEARGSAPAERFLVDGGPARVGVIGSVTRPFCGSCDRVRLTADGQIRNCLFATEESDLRAALRAGATDDELAERWRAAVRTKKAGHGIDDSGFLQPSRPMSAIGG
- a CDS encoding alpha/beta hydrolase, translating into MVTPREWEFAGRNGAVAARSWPRPDPRYLAVLVHGYGEHLGRYDHVVRALADHGASVCGLDHVGHGRSAGERVLITDFEEVVADLHTLVTDARADAPGLPVVLIGHSMGGMIAARYAQLHRDELTALVLSGPVLGRWDALQMLLGLEEIPEIPIDPTTLSRDPAVGEAYAADPLVWHGPFKRPTLEALDRCIRTINEHGSLGDLPTLWVHGEDDQLVPPAGTRTGIEAIRGSDLTERIYPQARHEVFNETNSAEVLGDVTAFVDRVLRVPAR
- a CDS encoding TfoX/Sxy family protein, whose amino-acid sequence is MATATARQRPATARAVADGLKLHRRVLRPAGREYTVIGLRPGTAVRFSTNHFHETWHILSDQRGARLLARLMWGLSYQARPGTLLLVDRPFLVPTPFEADPPDPFVIVPGWHTALDGRAARALAARLPLRSAPDGTVRWRTHGLDAARADERPFWERYPDHRVPDRGQVTRLPGGLIAFVPRSPDELRYWAESVDSLRVTGTSDMDYRYIGHWDHGHPGEVQIFRTFHRDVGIARRARADVLARPHAPADPTGLRVRIWRQCGAIKRGRNMKIANCRNLGPRSAEQLALVGIDTLDDLAERGAVQTYLDLRDAGVPGLTRTMLWAMEGAITGTDWRALPPGRRQELLSELERAERDPRRR
- a CDS encoding RtcB family protein produces the protein MPYTTLRGGHVPIRMWTDPAEVEPAALDQLRNVAELPWVHGVAVMPDVHYGKGATVGSVIAMRDAVSPAAVGVDIGCGMTAVRSSLTVEDLPDDLSRLRSGLEKAIPVGHHAHKTPVDPSAVPGLRERGWYEFWKRFDELIPSVRDRFGRARAQMGTLGGGNHFLEVCADDDGAIWIVLHSGSRNIGKELAERHIEAARRLPHNQDLPDKDLAVFLGGTRKMDEYRRDLFWAQEYARRNRALMMALAQNAVTRFFSGRRIEWTEHISCHHNYVAEEEYDGVELLVTRKGAIRAGAGDLGIIPGSMATGTYIVRGLGNPQAFNSASHGAGRRMSRNKARKTFTVEDLQAQTQGVECRKDAGVLDEIPAAYKDLESVIAAQSDLVRVEAHLRQLVCIKG